The following nucleotide sequence is from Paenibacillus andongensis.
TCTAAAAGCCAAGGCATGCATTTTTATTCATTTTCTAAGGTAAACTAAGCATTGTTCGCTCAAAAAAATGTGGAGGTGTTCGTAATGCGTCAAGCAAAAAAATCAATGATCGTTGCATCAACTGCAGCCGCGGCAGCAGTCATGGGATCGGTTATTTTTGGCGTTTACAGGGCAAGAAACAGCAACATTATTGAGCGGATAAAAAACAGAATGACCTAAGGAAAGGGGGGGGGAACCGCCTCCTTCCTACCATGCACTGATTTAAGCGAAGCGTCATCGGGGAGATCCGGTGGCGTTCTTTTTGTTGTATAGGAAATTATGCGAGATGCCGATTTGTAGATAAGTGATGTAAAATTACGAAGTCGATTTTCGGCTTCTCAGACTCTGTAGGCGGGTTTCGGCTCGCAGAGCTCTCGCTGTAAGCGCGTTTATCGCGCTTATTTGTTGGGACGCTCCTGAATAAGCGCCTTTTTCGAGCTTATTGTTTCAAAGTCCCGAAAGAAAAGTAGAAAAAAGAACCAGCATTAAGATGCTGGTTCTTCATGTTTTCGCTCATTATGATTTTCTCCCCAAGCACACATCACTTCTGTTACAGGGATCAATGTTCTGCCATATTCACTAAGTGAATATTCTACTTTGGGAGGGACGGTGGGGTATACCGTTCTTTCGATCACGCCTTCTTGTTCCAAGTCACGAAGATGCTGTGTAAGCATTTTTTGGGAGACATCAGGTATTAGCTTCTCCAGATCGTTATACCGCTTGGTTGATTCTAT
It contains:
- a CDS encoding winged helix-turn-helix transcriptional regulator is translated as MIHQRECPIETVIHVLGGKWKPMILWHLIESTKRYNDLEKLIPDVSQKMLTQHLRDLEQEGVIERTVYPTVPPKVEYSLSEYGRTLIPVTEVMCAWGENHNERKHEEPAS